In one window of Aliidiomarina minuta DNA:
- the pepP gene encoding Xaa-Pro aminopeptidase gives MSIPLAELRARREAFKAKMQSDSVAVFAAGHEVTRSNDTEYPFRQDSDFYYLTGINEAEAVLVLIPGQADSDLLFTLPRDAEQEVWHGRRLGVDKAKQLSAVDACYPLPELNEKLLPLLSANSAVYWSATPGDKFKAQQQDWLSQLHNNRKLKAPVTQHDSHSIVHEQRLFKSTYEQQVMRESAAIAVVAHKRAMHYTAAGKYEYQVAAELHHEFALHGALHPAYGTICGSGDNACILHYTSNLSRLQDGDLLLIDAGCEYQGYASDITRTFPVNGRFTEAQKRMYNWVLKAQRAALEEIKPGATLPGAYKVAASILTEGLIDLGVLKGSLADNLKDMTYRPYFMHGLGHWLGLDVHDVGNYQQDGKPRPLQEGMVLTIEPGLYIPTDTPCAEEYRGVGIRIEDDILVTADGYQNLTAALPVTTDDIEALMAGKA, from the coding sequence ATGAGCATCCCCTTAGCGGAGCTTCGTGCGCGACGCGAAGCGTTTAAAGCGAAAATGCAGTCAGACAGCGTGGCGGTGTTTGCTGCGGGACATGAAGTGACTCGCAGTAACGATACCGAGTACCCTTTTCGTCAGGACAGCGACTTTTATTACCTGACCGGCATCAATGAGGCCGAAGCGGTATTAGTATTAATACCCGGACAGGCAGACAGTGACCTGTTGTTTACGCTGCCCCGTGATGCTGAGCAGGAAGTCTGGCATGGTCGCCGTCTGGGCGTCGATAAGGCGAAACAATTAAGCGCTGTTGATGCTTGTTACCCATTGCCCGAACTGAACGAAAAGCTACTGCCCTTATTAAGTGCTAACTCTGCGGTGTACTGGTCTGCGACGCCTGGCGATAAGTTTAAAGCGCAGCAGCAGGACTGGTTGAGTCAGCTACATAACAATCGTAAGTTAAAGGCCCCGGTGACCCAGCATGACAGTCACTCGATTGTGCATGAACAACGGTTGTTTAAATCAACGTATGAACAGCAGGTGATGCGTGAGTCAGCCGCTATTGCGGTTGTTGCCCACAAAAGGGCCATGCATTACACCGCCGCAGGTAAATATGAATACCAGGTCGCAGCAGAGCTGCACCACGAGTTTGCCTTGCATGGGGCCCTGCATCCGGCCTATGGCACCATTTGCGGTAGTGGTGATAATGCCTGTATTTTGCACTACACCTCGAACCTGAGTCGGCTGCAGGATGGTGACTTGTTGTTGATTGACGCCGGTTGTGAATATCAGGGTTATGCCAGTGATATTACCCGTACCTTTCCGGTCAATGGCCGTTTTACCGAAGCGCAAAAACGTATGTATAACTGGGTGTTAAAAGCCCAGCGCGCAGCGCTCGAAGAAATAAAACCCGGCGCCACCTTACCCGGCGCATACAAAGTTGCGGCGTCGATACTGACCGAAGGATTAATAGATCTGGGTGTTCTGAAAGGATCGCTGGCAGACAATTTAAAAGACATGACTTATCGCCCTTATTTCATGCACGGACTGGGCCATTGGTTAGGTTTAGACGTACATGATGTGGGTAACTATCAACAGGACGGCAAGCCGCGGCCTTTGCAGGAAGGCATGGTTCTGACCATAGAACCCGGTTTGTATATTCCGACTGATACCCCCTGTGCTGAAGAATACCGCGGTGTCGGCATACGTATAGAAGACGACATTCTGGTGACAGCGGATGGCTATCAGAACCTGACTGCAGCATTGCCAGTCACCACTGATGATATTGAGGCTTTAATGGCGGGCAAAGCGTGA
- the gcvH gene encoding glycine cleavage system protein GcvH produces the protein MSNVPKELKYAPSHEWVRNEGDGVFTVGISEHAQELLGDMVFVELPEEGDTVALGDDCAVAESVKAASDIYAPLTGEVVAINEDLEDSPEMVNNDPYGDGWLFKIKAEDESELANLLDAEAYSASIEDE, from the coding sequence ATGAGCAACGTACCAAAAGAATTAAAGTATGCACCGAGTCACGAGTGGGTTCGTAATGAAGGCGACGGCGTATTTACCGTAGGCATCAGTGAACATGCGCAGGAACTTCTGGGTGACATGGTTTTTGTTGAATTGCCGGAAGAAGGCGACACGGTTGCCCTGGGCGATGATTGCGCCGTAGCTGAATCGGTAAAGGCGGCTTCTGATATCTACGCGCCGCTGACCGGTGAAGTGGTAGCTATCAATGAAGATCTGGAAGACTCGCCGGAAATGGTTAACAACGACCCTTATGGCGACGGCTGGTTATTCAAAATTAAAGCGGAAGATGAAAGCGAACTGGCAAACCTGCTGGACGCTGAAGCTTACAGCGCGTCGATTGAAGACGAGTAA
- a CDS encoding LysR family transcriptional regulator, producing the protein MKHISTDNLRAFVTVVDLQSYTLAGERLGRSQPAISLQLKRLEQQLNARLLQRQGNRIRLTTAGQELYPSAQQLLSLNDQIIAQFSESALTGEVRLGIPSEFASTLLPSILGQFAASYPQVTLQVTSGLSRDLRLGASRGHFDVILSVAESAPEDAVLIKNDSLVWVAGNPDYKTQFPLPLVLAPEGCIYRRRALQSLRLQERGQSADPAGVKHDNFRITYTNSDLAGISSALRSNLGITVLARSSVPMELHELRLSSLPELGEIGIYIERHGHAGNLAADHLISYIQEALQH; encoded by the coding sequence ATGAAACATATCTCTACTGACAATCTGCGTGCCTTTGTTACTGTCGTTGACCTGCAAAGCTACACCCTGGCCGGTGAACGTCTGGGCCGCTCTCAGCCGGCTATCAGTCTGCAATTAAAACGCCTGGAACAGCAGCTGAATGCCCGACTGTTACAACGCCAGGGCAATCGTATCCGGCTGACTACCGCAGGCCAGGAACTGTACCCCAGTGCGCAGCAGTTATTGAGTCTGAATGATCAAATCATAGCTCAGTTCAGTGAGTCGGCACTGACCGGTGAAGTGCGGCTGGGTATTCCCAGTGAATTTGCATCCACTTTACTGCCCAGTATTCTGGGTCAGTTCGCTGCCAGTTATCCGCAGGTAACCCTACAGGTGACCTCGGGTCTGAGCCGGGACTTACGCCTTGGTGCCAGCCGTGGTCACTTCGATGTCATTCTGAGCGTCGCTGAAAGCGCGCCGGAAGATGCTGTGTTAATTAAAAATGACTCACTGGTGTGGGTGGCGGGCAACCCTGATTATAAAACCCAATTCCCTTTACCTTTGGTGCTTGCCCCGGAAGGCTGTATCTACCGCCGCCGCGCTTTGCAAAGCCTGCGGTTACAAGAACGGGGTCAGAGCGCTGACCCCGCTGGTGTTAAACACGATAATTTCCGTATTACTTATACCAACAGCGATCTGGCTGGGATCAGCAGTGCGTTGCGCAGTAATCTGGGCATCACCGTATTGGCACGCTCCAGTGTGCCTATGGAGCTACACGAGTTACGGCTCAGTTCGTTACCTGAATTAGGTGAGATTGGTATTTATATTGAACGCCATGGCCACGCCGGAAACCTCGCCGCCGATCATTTAATTTCGTATATACAGGAAGCACTGCAGCATTAA
- a CDS encoding DUF6404 family protein yields the protein MFMGSEKRRGQRDEFDKHKNAALAHLATTPIKSGNYQPLVTILLWWLGARVKPPHFQSFAANILTSGGYFAMVWGILMWFILFSPRGASGLAVLQLSVLVGLIYGVIMALYYRRSARKHNLPDWHSLRVQKQESNK from the coding sequence ATGTTTATGGGGTCAGAAAAGCGCCGTGGTCAAAGAGACGAGTTTGATAAACATAAAAATGCCGCGCTGGCGCACTTAGCGACAACGCCCATTAAAAGCGGTAATTATCAGCCGCTGGTCACCATTTTGTTATGGTGGCTGGGTGCCCGGGTGAAACCACCTCATTTTCAGAGTTTTGCCGCTAATATACTAACCAGTGGTGGTTATTTTGCCATGGTATGGGGCATTCTGATGTGGTTTATTTTATTTTCCCCACGGGGTGCTTCAGGCCTGGCAGTGTTGCAGTTATCGGTGCTGGTAGGGTTAATTTATGGCGTTATTATGGCGCTGTATTATCGACGTAGTGCACGTAAGCATAATTTGCCGGACTGGCATAGCCTGCGTGTGCAAAAACAGGAAAGTAATAAATAG
- the zapA gene encoding cell division protein ZapA: protein MSGQAMDIKLLDRSYRVMCPDGQESALREAARQLDERLADTKTATKLTNVEQIAVMAALNLCHEWIQSRQEQAEYTAALEDKIRLLQATIEKAMGEKRGSSNTN, encoded by the coding sequence ATGAGTGGTCAGGCAATGGACATTAAGTTGCTCGATAGAAGCTATCGCGTAATGTGCCCCGACGGGCAGGAAAGTGCCTTGCGCGAGGCAGCTCGCCAGCTGGATGAGCGGCTAGCCGACACAAAAACGGCTACTAAGCTGACAAATGTGGAACAAATTGCCGTCATGGCAGCACTAAACTTATGCCATGAATGGATCCAGAGTCGTCAGGAGCAGGCTGAGTACACGGCGGCTTTAGAAGATAAAATCCGCCTGCTTCAGGCTACAATTGAAAAAGCCATGGGCGAAAAACGCGGCAGCAGCAACACAAACTAA
- the gcvT gene encoding glycine cleavage system aminomethyltransferase GcvT: MASKTPLYDAHVAAGAKMVDFHGWDMPLNYGSQIEEHNAVRRDAGVFDVSHMTIVDVTGPEAKAYLRHLLANDVAKLQKSGKALYTGMLNEEGGVIDDLIVYFFNDESYRLVVNSATRDKDMAWLMKQTVEFDVAVTERTEFAMVALQGPKASEKVGALLNDEQHAEVKEMKPFFGVQLEELFVATTGYTGEAGYEIIVPNEQIVKVWDKLLAAGVAPCGLGARDTLRLEAGMNLYGQDMDETVSPLAANMAWSVALEPADRDFVGRKALEAQKAAGTEKLIGLVMEDKGVLRAGLKVKVEGGEGVITSGTFSPTLGFSIALARVPKPVGDTAEVEMRKKLVTVKVVKPGFVRNGESVIKTY, encoded by the coding sequence ATGGCTAGTAAAACTCCTTTGTATGACGCGCACGTCGCCGCTGGCGCCAAGATGGTCGATTTCCATGGCTGGGATATGCCATTGAATTACGGTTCGCAGATTGAAGAACACAACGCGGTGCGCCGTGATGCCGGGGTTTTTGATGTTTCCCACATGACTATTGTTGATGTCACCGGACCTGAAGCCAAAGCTTACCTGCGTCACTTGCTGGCCAACGACGTAGCCAAGCTGCAAAAAAGCGGCAAAGCATTATATACAGGTATGCTGAACGAAGAAGGCGGGGTTATCGACGACCTGATCGTGTATTTCTTCAATGACGAGTCGTACCGTCTGGTGGTTAACTCAGCCACTCGTGATAAAGACATGGCCTGGTTAATGAAACAAACCGTTGAGTTTGACGTAGCCGTTACCGAACGTACTGAATTTGCAATGGTGGCCTTACAGGGTCCGAAGGCAAGCGAAAAAGTTGGCGCGTTGCTCAACGACGAGCAGCATGCTGAAGTCAAAGAAATGAAGCCGTTTTTTGGTGTGCAACTGGAAGAGCTTTTTGTGGCCACCACAGGGTATACCGGCGAAGCAGGCTACGAAATTATTGTACCTAACGAGCAAATCGTTAAGGTATGGGACAAATTACTGGCCGCTGGTGTGGCCCCTTGTGGTCTGGGTGCCCGTGACACCCTGCGCCTGGAAGCAGGTATGAACCTGTATGGCCAGGATATGGACGAAACCGTGTCACCGCTGGCCGCTAACATGGCCTGGAGCGTTGCTCTGGAACCTGCCGATCGTGATTTTGTGGGTCGCAAAGCACTGGAAGCGCAAAAAGCAGCCGGTACTGAGAAGTTAATTGGTCTGGTCATGGAAGACAAAGGCGTATTGCGTGCTGGCCTTAAAGTGAAAGTAGAAGGTGGTGAAGGGGTGATTACTTCAGGTACTTTCTCGCCAACCCTGGGCTTTAGTATTGCGCTGGCACGAGTACCTAAACCTGTAGGCGATACCGCGGAAGTGGAAATGCGTAAAAAACTGGTTACAGTGAAGGTAGTCAAACCTGGATTTGTACGTAACGGCGAATCAGTGATCAAAACCTATTAA
- a CDS encoding PH domain-containing protein: MRVQGLDKIHSSRVDNWFLLLVVAVAIFSLLAATLLSLRGLSLLGLILLLLGAVLPMWVVMSTRYHITEEDLLVRAGPFRWRLALSSISKIEPCHNGVIAPALSRERIKITYQGSNSLMVSPSDRYSFIMDLGVAEPDVD, from the coding sequence ATGAGAGTACAAGGTCTGGATAAAATACATAGTTCCAGAGTAGACAACTGGTTCCTGCTGCTGGTCGTTGCCGTAGCCATCTTCAGCCTGCTGGCAGCGACTTTGTTGTCGCTGCGTGGGCTGAGTCTGTTAGGTCTGATTCTATTGTTACTGGGTGCAGTGCTGCCGATGTGGGTCGTGATGAGCACCCGCTATCATATTACGGAAGAAGATCTGCTGGTGCGTGCTGGCCCTTTTCGCTGGCGCCTGGCTTTAAGCAGCATCAGTAAAATAGAGCCTTGCCACAACGGGGTGATAGCCCCGGCGTTATCCCGTGAGCGAATAAAAATAACGTATCAGGGCAGTAACAGCCTGATGGTATCGCCTTCGGATCGCTATAGTTTCATTATGGATCTGGGCGTTGCTGAACCTGATGTAGATTAG
- the ubiH gene encoding 2-octaprenyl-6-methoxyphenyl hydroxylase, with the protein MKADIAIAGGGVVGALAALMLSKRLPQSRIAVVDAAPADGRDPRTLALAYKTQQLFDQEGLWQGQAAKHAAAIEHIHVSDRGGAGSSTLHAPRQQVQALGYVVGAHYIQQDLIAACQQQANISWLSETRVAQVQQHQNEVQLNLQGKETGDLSAKLLIAADGANSTTREQLGIKLQRTDYNQVALIANIELDKHHQQWAWERFTEAGPIALLPQPGREVALVWCVSAEDAEAITASDDSTFVRQVQQAFGYRAGRFLKVKDRASYPLSLLLAERTVHHRAVVLGNACHTLHPIAGQGYNLGVRDVESLVRVLTQSHSEDPGNYQQLLDYEEDRADDYRRIIGLTDGLVRVFSNTYPPLVAARNLALLALRGCPLFNYPLARLAMGYRDLSAIKGTMPEKRGS; encoded by the coding sequence ATGAAAGCAGACATTGCGATAGCAGGCGGTGGCGTCGTCGGCGCACTCGCGGCTCTGATGCTGAGTAAACGCTTACCCCAGAGTCGGATTGCGGTAGTCGATGCAGCGCCCGCTGATGGCCGCGACCCGCGAACGCTAGCGCTGGCTTATAAAACACAGCAGTTGTTTGACCAGGAAGGCCTGTGGCAGGGGCAGGCGGCAAAACATGCTGCAGCGATCGAACATATTCATGTTTCTGACCGGGGCGGGGCAGGTAGTAGTACCCTGCACGCACCTCGGCAACAGGTGCAGGCGCTGGGTTATGTAGTAGGTGCGCATTATATCCAGCAGGACTTAATAGCGGCCTGCCAGCAGCAAGCCAACATTAGCTGGCTGAGTGAGACCCGGGTTGCGCAGGTGCAGCAGCATCAGAACGAAGTGCAGTTAAACCTGCAGGGAAAAGAAACGGGCGATTTATCTGCTAAATTGTTAATTGCTGCTGATGGTGCAAACTCAACCACCCGTGAACAACTGGGCATCAAGCTACAGAGAACGGATTACAATCAGGTAGCCCTGATTGCCAATATCGAATTAGATAAACATCATCAGCAGTGGGCCTGGGAGCGTTTCACTGAAGCAGGCCCCATAGCGCTGTTGCCACAACCAGGTCGCGAAGTGGCTTTGGTCTGGTGTGTCTCGGCAGAAGACGCGGAAGCTATCACCGCTTCAGATGATTCAACGTTTGTGCGTCAGGTACAGCAGGCTTTTGGTTATCGTGCGGGCCGTTTTTTAAAAGTGAAAGACAGAGCCAGTTATCCGCTTTCGTTGTTACTGGCAGAGCGCACCGTGCATCACCGCGCGGTAGTACTGGGCAATGCCTGCCATACTTTGCATCCGATAGCGGGCCAGGGTTATAACCTGGGAGTACGGGATGTTGAGTCGCTGGTTCGTGTGCTGACTCAGAGTCATAGTGAAGACCCCGGCAATTATCAGCAGTTACTTGATTACGAAGAAGATCGCGCTGACGATTACCGGCGTATTATAGGTTTAACGGATGGCCTGGTCAGAGTGTTTTCGAATACATATCCCCCTCTGGTGGCGGCTCGTAATCTGGCATTATTAGCCCTGCGCGGTTGTCCGTTATTTAATTACCCACTGGCCCGATTGGCCATGGGGTATCGTGATCTGAGTGCTATAAAAGGCACCATGCCAGAAAAAAGAGGATCCTGA
- a CDS encoding UPF0149 family protein has product MTESTARAYDALNQHLQREDMVLCAAELHGMLTGLIASGAPAESEKWHDVMADLANEGNAFSVGMKSLLRDLSAEIISELEDPELGFQLLLPGDEEALNERLKALTQWVQSFLAGFGVNQQNLAKASADLQEAINDMAEIALLSDDVEADEEGERAFYEVSEYVRISSIMCFNELGQLKSAAAPHNKTIH; this is encoded by the coding sequence ATGACAGAATCTACTGCACGCGCCTATGATGCGCTGAATCAACACCTGCAGCGCGAAGACATGGTACTTTGCGCCGCAGAACTGCATGGCATGCTCACCGGACTGATAGCTAGTGGCGCGCCCGCCGAATCAGAAAAGTGGCATGATGTAATGGCCGATCTGGCGAATGAAGGCAACGCTTTTAGCGTCGGCATGAAGTCATTATTACGTGACTTAAGTGCTGAAATAATCAGCGAGCTGGAAGACCCGGAACTGGGCTTTCAATTACTGCTACCAGGTGATGAAGAGGCGCTTAATGAGCGTTTAAAAGCACTGACCCAATGGGTGCAGTCTTTCCTGGCTGGCTTTGGGGTGAATCAGCAGAACCTGGCGAAAGCTTCTGCCGATTTACAGGAAGCTATTAATGATATGGCTGAGATTGCTTTGTTGTCTGATGATGTAGAAGCAGATGAAGAGGGTGAACGTGCATTTTATGAAGTCAGTGAATATGTGCGCATTTCCTCCATTATGTGTTTTAACGAGCTGGGCCAGTTAAAGTCAGCCGCCGCACCGCACAATAAAACTATCCATTAA
- a CDS encoding FAD-dependent oxidoreductase — MALHRTQVVIVGGGMIGLSLAIALRQQKKNVVLIERRAKTADIPEQLQLRVSAISEGSRNWLQALGVWSQLPADRLGPYQGMEVWDKDSSGRISFSAEEAQLQNLGHIVENAVLEAVLWQQAETLGVQLISEVEHEAPELSAQDVSLSLSNGDIVLAQLLVAADGAQSKLREQAGTPVTFKDYEQQGLVATIRTAQPHNGIARQAFMPGGPLALLPMADPHLCSIVWSLPTLKAQSYAEESEADFVKRLAVASDSILGIPELVSERQNFPLRMRYAERWVSGRQVLVGDAAHTIHPLAGQGANLGLGDVETLANMLGQLGTLNGVWDDVELKRCLQGFQRARKAAAVQQIATMEAFHQLFRTANPVLKLMRGIGLKTVNAQPLLKRFFMQQASR, encoded by the coding sequence ATGGCATTGCACCGGACACAGGTAGTCATAGTTGGCGGCGGTATGATCGGGCTGTCGCTGGCGATTGCTTTACGCCAGCAAAAGAAAAACGTAGTGCTGATTGAACGCCGGGCAAAAACGGCTGATATTCCAGAGCAGCTGCAGTTACGGGTAAGTGCTATCAGCGAAGGTTCCAGAAACTGGTTGCAGGCACTGGGTGTCTGGTCGCAGCTTCCCGCCGATCGTCTGGGCCCATACCAGGGCATGGAAGTGTGGGACAAAGACAGTTCCGGGCGCATTAGTTTCAGCGCTGAAGAAGCGCAACTGCAAAACCTTGGGCACATTGTTGAAAATGCCGTGCTGGAAGCTGTGTTATGGCAGCAGGCTGAAACCCTGGGTGTGCAACTCATTAGTGAGGTAGAACATGAAGCGCCGGAACTCTCGGCGCAGGACGTTTCTTTAAGCTTAAGCAACGGCGATATCGTTCTGGCGCAGTTACTGGTGGCAGCCGACGGCGCGCAATCTAAATTGCGCGAGCAGGCCGGCACACCTGTTACTTTTAAAGATTACGAACAACAAGGCCTGGTGGCCACCATACGCACAGCACAGCCGCACAATGGCATAGCGCGTCAGGCTTTCATGCCCGGCGGACCTCTGGCCTTGTTACCTATGGCTGACCCCCACCTGTGTTCTATTGTCTGGAGCCTGCCTACTTTAAAAGCACAAAGCTACGCGGAAGAAAGCGAAGCCGATTTTGTAAAACGACTGGCGGTAGCCAGTGACTCGATCTTAGGTATTCCGGAGCTGGTTAGCGAACGGCAGAATTTTCCGCTACGGATGCGTTATGCCGAGCGTTGGGTGAGCGGGCGTCAGGTGTTAGTTGGCGATGCTGCGCATACCATACATCCCCTAGCAGGCCAGGGCGCCAACCTTGGGCTGGGCGATGTAGAGACCTTAGCCAATATGCTGGGCCAGTTGGGCACTTTAAATGGTGTCTGGGATGATGTGGAGTTAAAACGTTGCCTGCAAGGTTTTCAGCGTGCGCGTAAAGCCGCCGCCGTGCAGCAGATAGCCACTATGGAAGCTTTTCATCAGTTATTCCGAACGGCGAACCCGGTGCTTAAATTAATGCGGGGCATAGGTTTGAAAACCGTCAACGCACAGCCATTATTAAAACGTTTCTTTATGCAGCAGGCGAGCCGTTAG